A DNA window from Ignavibacteria bacterium contains the following coding sequences:
- a CDS encoding GIY-YIG nuclease family protein, protein MFYTYIIFSEKLNKYYVGHTDNILRRMDEHNSGKSNFTKLGKPWSLKYTEQFSNRSEAMKREFEIKSRKSKRFIEKLISSAGLERPVSLC, encoded by the coding sequence ATGTTTTATACTTATATTATCTTCAGTGAGAAGTTAAACAAATACTATGTAGGACATACAGACAACATCTTACGACGAATGGATGAGCACAATTCTGGTAAATCAAATTTCACTAAACTAGGAAAACCATGGTCGCTGAAGTATACTGAACAGTTTTCAAATCGTAGTGAAGCTATGAAACGAGAGTTTGAAATAAAATCCAGAAAAAGTAAACGATTTATTGAGAAATTAATTAGTTCAGCTGGTCTAGAGCGTCCCGTCTCTTTATGTTAA